A window from Borrelia sp. P9F1 encodes these proteins:
- a CDS encoding cysteine--tRNA ligase encodes MILKLYNTKTRGLSEVKKIEETKVYACGPTVYNYAHIGNLRTYIFEDLLVKSLKLLGYSVNYAMNITDIGHLTGEFDEGEDKIVKAARERGLTVYEISRVFTKAFFGDCEKLNILRPDNVLIASEYIANMIEVVKVLEESNFTYFVNGNVYFDTSRFKNYGQMAGIGLFDTNNSVSRVEADISKRNKTDFVLWFTNSKFRDQEMKWDSPWGFGYPSWHLECAAMNLDCFKDTLDIHLGGVDHIGVHHINEIAIVECYLKKAWCDIFVHGEFLIMGDEKMSKSGGNFITIKDLENDGFSPLDFRYLCLTAHYRTQLKFTLNNLRACRITRENMINRLASIYFSLNQSDISLLDNTDKNIISFQESEYYCNFLEKIAFDLSIPQVLALLWDVIKDPELDSLLKLRLAFKFDEILSLSLKDEVLQAIKRDDVYIDDWMNVLLEERRIAKLRRDFNRADEIRKYFASKGFVLIDTQEGTRVRRG; translated from the coding sequence ATGATTCTTAAGTTATATAACACAAAGACAAGGGGTTTATCTGAAGTAAAAAAGATTGAAGAGACTAAAGTCTATGCTTGTGGCCCTACTGTTTATAATTATGCACACATCGGTAATCTTAGAACTTATATTTTTGAGGACTTGCTGGTTAAGTCTTTAAAGCTTTTAGGCTATAGTGTCAATTATGCAATGAATATTACTGATATTGGACACTTAACGGGTGAATTTGACGAGGGTGAAGACAAGATAGTTAAGGCTGCACGAGAGAGAGGACTTACAGTTTACGAGATTAGTAGGGTTTTTACGAAAGCTTTTTTTGGTGATTGTGAGAAATTGAATATATTGCGTCCTGATAATGTCCTTATTGCAAGTGAATATATAGCTAACATGATAGAAGTTGTCAAAGTTCTTGAGGAAAGTAATTTTACTTATTTTGTTAATGGCAATGTTTATTTTGATACTTCTCGTTTTAAAAATTATGGACAGATGGCTGGAATTGGTCTATTTGATACTAATAATTCTGTTTCCAGAGTTGAAGCAGATATATCAAAGAGGAATAAAACAGATTTCGTTTTGTGGTTTACAAATTCGAAATTTAGAGACCAGGAAATGAAATGGGATTCGCCTTGGGGATTTGGTTATCCAAGTTGGCATTTGGAATGTGCCGCTATGAATTTGGATTGTTTTAAGGATACTCTTGATATTCATTTAGGGGGCGTTGATCATATTGGAGTTCATCACATAAATGAGATAGCTATAGTGGAATGTTACTTGAAGAAAGCATGGTGTGACATATTTGTTCATGGTGAATTTTTGATTATGGGAGACGAAAAGATGTCAAAATCAGGGGGTAATTTTATTACCATTAAAGATTTGGAAAATGATGGATTTTCTCCTCTAGATTTTAGATATCTTTGTTTAACGGCACATTACAGAACACAACTTAAATTTACATTAAATAATCTACGAGCATGTAGGATCACTAGAGAAAATATGATTAATAGGTTAGCATCTATTTACTTTTCGCTAAATCAATCTGATATATCTTTGCTTGATAATACGGATAAGAATATTATTTCCTTTCAGGAGAGTGAGTATTATTGTAATTTTTTAGAAAAAATAGCTTTTGATTTAAGTATTCCTCAAGTTTTGGCTTTACTTTGGGATGTCATTAAGGACCCTGAATTAGATTCGCTTTTAAAGCTTAGGCTTGCATTTAAGTTTGATGAAATTTTATCTTTAAGTTTAAAAGATGAGGTTTTGCAGGCTATTAAGAGGGATGATGTGTATATTGATGATTGGATGAACGTTTTATTGGAAGAGAGACGAATTGCAAAGTTAAGAAGAGATTTTAATCGTGCTGATGAGATTAGGAAGTATTTTGCTTCTAAAGGGTTTGTTTTAATCGATACTCAAGAGGGGACTAGGGTTAGAAGAGGTTAG
- the glyA gene encoding serine hydroxymethyltransferase encodes MRDNDLFDLIDKEYKREKENIGLIASENFVSSDVREAVGSILTNKYAEGYPLKRYYGGCFIVDEIESLAIARARELFSANYANVQPHSGSQANMAAIMALINPGDRILGMELSHGGHLTHGSKVSFSGIFFNAYSYGVSKDTETIDYDEVRKIAKECRPNLIIAGASSYSREIDFKKFRQIADEVSAYLLCDIAHTAGLVAAGLHNSPIDVAHVTTSTTHKTLRGPRGGLILSGKESGRMVNFNKRERVLESAINSCVFPGTQGGPLMHVIAGKAVAFGEALRKEFKDYISKVIENTKAMADYFSAEGFRIVSGGTDNHLFLVDLGVLDMTGAEAEKILEGVNITLNKNAIPFDSKSPSVASGIRIGAAAVTSRGLGKDDSLRVASFINRALRTKSESELVSIKKEVIEFISSFSMP; translated from the coding sequence ATGAGAGATAATGATCTATTTGATTTAATTGATAAAGAGTATAAGCGAGAGAAAGAAAATATTGGGCTTATTGCTTCAGAAAATTTTGTATCTTCAGATGTAAGGGAAGCTGTTGGGAGTATTTTAACCAATAAATATGCGGAGGGGTATCCTTTAAAGAGATACTATGGGGGTTGTTTCATTGTTGATGAGATTGAAAGCTTAGCCATAGCTAGAGCAAGAGAACTTTTTAGTGCAAATTATGCCAATGTACAACCTCATAGTGGATCGCAAGCTAACATGGCTGCAATAATGGCACTAATTAATCCTGGAGATAGAATCCTTGGAATGGAATTGTCCCATGGAGGGCATTTAACGCATGGAAGCAAAGTTAGTTTTTCTGGAATATTTTTTAATGCGTATTCTTATGGAGTGTCAAAGGATACTGAGACTATTGATTATGATGAGGTTAGAAAGATAGCTAAGGAGTGTAGACCTAATTTAATAATAGCAGGTGCTTCCTCTTACTCAAGGGAGATTGATTTTAAAAAGTTCCGCCAAATAGCCGATGAGGTTTCTGCTTATCTTTTATGTGACATTGCTCATACAGCAGGTCTTGTTGCCGCGGGCTTGCATAACTCGCCTATTGATGTTGCACATGTTACCACCAGTACTACCCATAAGACGTTAAGGGGCCCTAGAGGAGGTTTGATTCTTTCAGGCAAGGAATCTGGGAGAATGGTTAATTTTAATAAGAGGGAGAGAGTTTTGGAAAGTGCGATTAATTCTTGTGTTTTTCCAGGAACTCAGGGTGGGCCTTTAATGCATGTTATAGCAGGCAAGGCAGTGGCTTTTGGAGAAGCTTTAAGGAAAGAATTTAAAGATTATATTTCTAAAGTCATAGAGAATACTAAAGCGATGGCTGACTATTTTAGTGCAGAGGGTTTCAGAATTGTTAGTGGTGGGACAGACAATCATTTATTTTTAGTTGATCTTGGTGTTTTGGATATGACAGGAGCTGAAGCTGAGAAAATACTTGAAGGCGTAAACATTACGCTTAATAAAAACGCTATTCCTTTTGATTCAAAAAGTCCTTCTGTAGCCTCTGGTATTAGAATAGGAGCAGCGGCTGTTACTTCAAGGGGACTAGGTAAAGATGATTCTTTAAGGGTTGCAAGTTTTATTAATAGAGCTTTAAGGACTAAATCAGAAAGTGAGCTTGTAAGTATAAAGAAAGAAGTTATAGAATTTATTAGCAGTTTTAGTATGCCTTGA
- a CDS encoding DNA-binding protein, giving the protein MAKSFSSKYFVLVLIFIIFLGLFILSGFLFYLKPVIYEISPIPASHENVIVIRGYNLGNKIGDININDHYLMKSSIVSWRDEEIVFRITDEINSGLLFVRSEQGFSNELFLVISRQVPVKLESENKPLLFDAERLILMTNIPVTLRGRNLASDFSVVEVFVQTQQHLYKVLPQDILKISGDEIEFIPPKTLNHKGEIFLLVDGVRSNKISFNFKSNFFKWTLGEFNNFRISQEIFFEQGSDKDSKLKRDDINFNVFYLGPIENERQKIKFLNNGGTGLDLNNLFFESLRVNKHYLKFEVEAYGLSLEVVGDGQFLYDIKVNKNSDTNEFKTYVLNKRNDYLLYDLLDLSPITARMRETDGESAYKLAKSIIDALVLYFKITGNNSMSLEESIKRKEISEENLITLTNLLFLREGIPLRTAVGFYFDSESSILKNHTWCEFFLDSVGFIYFDIIKAVAFKNSSKYFVNMSENYIHYGYKESFDDYLPFNEYIDLGLLKYKSLTNSGYSLNYSLTLEENINER; this is encoded by the coding sequence TTGGCAAAATCTTTTAGTAGTAAGTATTTTGTTTTAGTCTTGATTTTTATCATTTTTTTGGGTTTGTTTATTCTTTCCGGTTTCTTATTTTATTTAAAACCTGTGATTTATGAGATATCGCCGATACCTGCTTCGCATGAGAATGTAATTGTAATTAGAGGGTATAATTTGGGGAATAAAATAGGGGACATCAATATTAATGATCACTATTTGATGAAGAGTAGTATCGTCAGTTGGAGAGACGAAGAAATAGTTTTCAGGATTACAGATGAAATAAATTCGGGACTTCTTTTCGTAAGAAGTGAGCAAGGGTTTAGCAATGAACTTTTTCTTGTGATTAGTAGGCAGGTTCCAGTTAAGCTTGAAAGTGAGAATAAGCCATTGCTTTTTGATGCCGAGAGATTAATCTTAATGACTAATATTCCTGTTACATTAAGGGGCAGGAATTTAGCATCGGATTTTTCTGTTGTTGAGGTATTTGTGCAAACGCAGCAGCATCTTTATAAAGTTCTTCCTCAAGATATATTGAAGATATCTGGAGATGAAATTGAATTTATTCCTCCAAAGACATTAAATCATAAAGGAGAGATCTTCTTATTGGTTGACGGAGTTAGGAGCAATAAAATTTCCTTTAATTTTAAGTCAAATTTTTTTAAGTGGACTTTAGGCGAGTTTAATAACTTTAGGATATCTCAAGAGATTTTTTTTGAGCAAGGTTCCGATAAAGATTCTAAGCTTAAACGGGATGATATTAATTTTAATGTTTTTTATTTAGGTCCCATTGAAAATGAGAGGCAAAAGATTAAGTTTTTAAATAATGGTGGTACTGGTCTGGATTTGAATAATTTGTTTTTTGAAAGTTTAAGAGTTAATAAACATTATTTGAAGTTCGAAGTTGAAGCTTATGGGTTAAGTTTGGAAGTAGTGGGTGATGGACAATTTTTATATGACATTAAGGTAAATAAAAATAGTGATACGAATGAATTTAAGACATATGTTTTAAATAAAAGGAACGATTATTTGTTGTATGATTTACTTGATTTAAGTCCAATTACTGCAAGAATGCGCGAGACAGATGGTGAGTCAGCTTATAAGTTGGCTAAATCTATTATCGATGCTTTAGTATTGTATTTTAAGATTACAGGTAATAATAGTATGAGCTTGGAGGAATCTATTAAGAGAAAAGAAATCTCTGAAGAAAATCTAATTACACTTACTAATTTATTGTTTTTACGGGAAGGCATACCTTTAAGAACAGCGGTTGGGTTTTATTTTGATTCTGAGTCTTCTATTCTTAAGAACCATACTTGGTGTGAGTTTTTTCTAGACTCCGTTGGGTTTATCTATTTTGATATAATAAAGGCGGTGGCATTTAAGAATAGTTCTAAATATTTCGTGAATATGTCAGAGAATTATATTCATTATGGGTATAAGGAGAGTTTTGATGATTACTTGCCTTTTAATGAATATATAGATTTAGGGTTGTTAAAATACAAAAGCTTAACAAATAGCGGTTATTCTCTGAATTATAGCTTGACTTTGGAGGAAAATATTAATGAGAGATAA
- a CDS encoding methyl-accepting chemotaxis protein: MDGDLVNVKLKNMRFFLYFVLFVFVCFSSLFLGQAYLNYKNQYVERVRSDFELFSSNVSSRFKSRYGYARDVLSDFVKNNDFLSVLNTASNRFVSGVDLKSMHDLNTSSALFLNSREFDAVSKGLQGISFAENSLEGIFYIPIGQNVLLSDRSFSFLGIKNMMEDPIYFVPARNNVAYYSSYKRIKNKFYSVVSIPAVGSDSVLMGVLCFMVCFDDLLNDIANQFNSYLKSSNKNYEFFIVDRDFSPLFLSLNDVSIGNFAEAYENSVLRRALNHIKTDANISRYVFKHRNSSYLLNSSQIDGNVVQGIVLNMDSVPLGFQSGAVFFLGFLLVSFFVIFYLCNKLIFPVMEDFGIMLNHKKAKEDVLGVDSLADVRYRSLIFSYISSEFDGLFVKTTNAISRVRGYASELGSHLDGISISEEGIERINSSLFTYEGIGDTFSKFERAIVNVLKDFESISEPISEHNKNISDIATKFEENAAAFYGIDKNLEIFNKVVESNSVNIESIKSKVFELNSVFENVNVNFSELLSQTNNLQSANKLLVSISSQTNMLAMNAAIEAAKAGDAGKSFAVVAEEIRKLAINSGKYSTTIKDELKIVNSIISLISTGIDTVYKNFMDIQDNVNNNSVQHERINATLARHIKEIGSFKDQYLSNDIKIKDAKNIYKEIFNSYFFISGKFNNLNNDLGEFEVSKMSLEALEPLREHIALVNKSREKISRIKDVIEDINNELKDV, encoded by the coding sequence ATGGATGGTGATCTAGTAAATGTTAAATTAAAAAATATGAGGTTTTTTCTTTATTTCGTGCTTTTTGTTTTTGTCTGCTTTAGTTCGCTGTTTTTGGGGCAGGCCTATTTAAATTACAAAAATCAGTATGTAGAGCGTGTACGGTCTGATTTTGAGCTATTTTCAAGTAATGTATCTTCTAGGTTCAAGAGTAGGTACGGGTATGCCAGGGACGTACTTAGTGATTTTGTTAAGAATAATGACTTCTTAAGTGTTTTAAATACTGCTTCTAACAGATTTGTTTCGGGTGTAGACTTGAAGTCTATGCATGATTTAAATACGAGTAGCGCTTTGTTTTTAAATTCGAGGGAATTTGATGCGGTGAGTAAGGGTTTGCAGGGTATATCCTTTGCGGAAAATTCCTTAGAGGGAATTTTCTATATTCCTATTGGGCAGAATGTTTTACTCTCGGATAGAAGTTTTTCGTTTTTGGGTATAAAAAATATGATGGAAGACCCGATCTATTTTGTTCCTGCTAGGAATAATGTTGCTTATTATTCAAGTTATAAGAGAATTAAGAATAAATTTTATTCCGTTGTAAGTATTCCGGCTGTTGGCAGTGACTCTGTATTAATGGGCGTGCTTTGCTTTATGGTTTGTTTTGACGATTTACTGAACGATATAGCGAATCAATTCAACTCTTATCTTAAGTCTAGCAATAAGAATTATGAATTTTTTATTGTTGACAGAGACTTTAGTCCTTTGTTTTTAAGCCTTAACGATGTAAGTATTGGAAATTTTGCGGAAGCTTATGAAAATAGTGTGTTGAGGCGAGCTCTTAATCATATTAAGACAGATGCTAATATTTCAAGATATGTTTTCAAGCATAGGAATTCTTCCTATTTATTAAATTCTTCTCAGATTGATGGAAATGTGGTTCAGGGAATTGTTTTGAATATGGACTCTGTTCCTCTTGGGTTTCAGTCAGGTGCAGTATTTTTTCTGGGGTTTTTGCTTGTCTCCTTCTTCGTTATATTTTATCTTTGTAATAAATTGATTTTTCCTGTTATGGAAGATTTTGGAATAATGCTTAATCACAAGAAGGCAAAAGAGGATGTTTTGGGTGTTGATTCTCTTGCGGATGTTCGGTACAGATCTTTGATTTTCTCTTACATTAGTTCTGAGTTTGATGGCCTTTTCGTAAAGACTACTAATGCCATAAGTAGAGTTAGGGGCTATGCAAGTGAGTTGGGTAGCCACTTAGACGGGATAAGTATATCTGAGGAAGGGATAGAGAGGATTAATAGCAGTCTTTTCACTTATGAGGGAATAGGAGATACTTTTTCTAAGTTTGAAAGAGCGATTGTCAATGTTTTAAAGGACTTTGAGTCAATATCTGAGCCAATTAGTGAGCATAACAAGAATATATCAGATATTGCTACCAAATTTGAGGAAAATGCTGCTGCTTTTTACGGAATAGATAAAAATTTGGAGATTTTTAATAAGGTGGTAGAATCAAATTCTGTAAACATTGAAAGTATAAAAAGTAAAGTTTTTGAATTAAATTCTGTTTTTGAAAATGTTAATGTGAATTTTTCTGAGCTTTTGTCTCAAACAAATAATCTTCAGAGTGCAAATAAACTTTTAGTTTCAATATCAAGTCAGACAAATATGCTTGCAATGAATGCTGCTATCGAGGCTGCGAAGGCTGGTGACGCTGGTAAGAGTTTTGCCGTGGTTGCGGAAGAGATTAGAAAACTTGCCATAAACTCTGGCAAGTATTCAACAACCATTAAGGATGAACTTAAGATAGTCAATAGTATTATTTCGCTCATAAGCACGGGAATAGATACTGTTTATAAAAATTTTATGGATATTCAAGATAATGTTAATAATAATTCTGTTCAACACGAAAGGATAAATGCTACTCTTGCTAGGCATATAAAAGAAATTGGATCTTTTAAGGATCAGTATTTGTCTAACGACATTAAGATTAAAGATGCTAAGAATATTTATAAGGAGATATTTAATAGTTACTTTTTCATTAGCGGAAAGTTTAATAATCTTAATAATGATTTGGGTGAATTTGAGGTTTCTAAGATGAGTTTGGAAGCATTGGAACCCTTGCGCGAGCACATTGCCTTAGTTAATAAATCTAGAGAAAAGATTTCTAGAATAAAGGATGTTATTGAAGATATCAATAATGAGCTCAAAGATGTTTGA
- a CDS encoding methyl-accepting chemotaxis protein, protein MKKQGSSFTLFYKFNFAILLYTIVIATTTFLLLNYGYRKVITKELKNFTKFVNHIMTGSFVSDTKDVLRTIDEFVINYNNESSVRKNQQLKNIVSVSNSHLFPSYIKVIEYVNQDGKILYSSGESRIGSQLNLKGLKAEDFKNKTQIVALHKNLIEMNNKHYIPMVYKVATKDERTAFGAEYVVLYLDILEQIGQLRRNIFMLLERSLLETGNQYKSHHYFKIYAINNRGEVFGEQNEDTFEHIKLSISDLFQGSPEIADQLLDSISRRQNNIITNHNNNIISSVRLATSSWYLAIQMNYDNIFSNELHNIKLMSISIIAALLIVFISIMISIIRKLIVTKIEHLNEVIPKVKCGDLTVKIESKGKDSISSTINHFGYFVENLKNVINSLQDRVKLLKDNGDLLFDEINKAYDTITNSNKYIEKTQGEVEKQVEFISTTTNTIESLSKNIASLDNSIETQAASVEESSSAIEEMIGSIQSVTEITQKAAKSTEELKIFSDDGRKKQEEVITQIKDIYKNSTRLQEANALISSIASQTNLLSMNAAIEASHAGEAGKGFAIVAEEIKDLAEQVTSQSESVAASINEIMDSINKTVKTSELTNKAFNQIFDSINLVVQVIEEINHTMQEQSIGSQEILKALNTMREITYEVKIGSNEMFRGNKEIINTVSVLEGINMTVSNSMKSLKEEIKKLIGAIESIKTFGTVNSSHIVDINTDTNQFKTK, encoded by the coding sequence GTGAAGAAACAAGGTTCCAGTTTCACTCTTTTTTATAAATTTAACTTTGCTATTTTGCTGTACACAATAGTTATCGCAACGACTACTTTTTTGCTATTAAACTATGGGTACAGGAAAGTGATAACTAAAGAGCTTAAGAATTTTACGAAATTTGTCAATCACATTATGACTGGAAGTTTCGTTAGTGACACTAAAGATGTGTTACGGACAATTGACGAATTTGTCATAAACTACAACAATGAGTCTAGTGTGCGAAAGAACCAGCAACTTAAAAACATAGTATCTGTTAGTAATTCTCATTTATTCCCTTCATACATAAAAGTGATAGAGTATGTAAATCAAGATGGAAAAATCTTATACTCAAGCGGTGAGAGCAGGATAGGTTCTCAGTTAAATCTTAAAGGGTTAAAAGCAGAGGATTTTAAAAACAAAACTCAAATAGTCGCATTACACAAGAATCTAATAGAGATGAACAACAAACACTACATACCCATGGTTTACAAGGTCGCCACAAAAGATGAAAGGACTGCTTTTGGTGCTGAATACGTCGTCTTATATCTGGACATACTGGAGCAAATAGGACAATTGAGAAGAAACATATTTATGTTATTGGAGAGATCTTTGCTGGAGACGGGAAATCAATACAAGAGCCACCACTACTTCAAGATATATGCTATTAATAACCGCGGTGAGGTTTTTGGAGAACAGAACGAAGACACATTCGAACACATCAAATTATCCATAAGCGACTTGTTTCAAGGCAGTCCCGAAATAGCGGATCAACTACTCGATTCAATATCTAGAAGACAAAATAATATTATTACCAACCACAATAACAACATAATCTCTTCAGTAAGACTTGCAACTTCGTCTTGGTATCTGGCCATCCAGATGAATTATGACAATATATTTTCAAATGAATTACACAACATTAAATTGATGTCAATATCAATAATAGCTGCGCTTTTAATAGTGTTTATTTCAATAATGATAAGCATCATTAGGAAATTAATAGTGACAAAAATAGAACATTTAAACGAAGTTATTCCGAAAGTTAAATGCGGAGATTTGACGGTTAAGATTGAATCAAAGGGGAAGGACTCAATAAGTTCTACAATAAATCATTTTGGGTATTTCGTTGAAAACTTAAAAAATGTAATAAACTCGCTACAAGACAGAGTAAAATTGCTGAAAGACAATGGAGATTTACTATTCGATGAGATAAATAAGGCCTATGACACTATAACAAATTCAAATAAGTATATAGAAAAAACACAGGGAGAGGTAGAGAAGCAAGTTGAGTTTATTTCAACCACGACAAACACAATAGAGAGCTTGTCCAAAAACATTGCATCACTTGACAACTCAATTGAAACTCAAGCTGCTAGCGTTGAAGAATCGTCATCTGCTATTGAGGAGATGATAGGGAGTATACAATCCGTCACAGAAATAACACAAAAGGCTGCAAAGAGTACAGAGGAGCTTAAGATATTTTCAGATGATGGAAGGAAGAAACAAGAGGAAGTCATTACTCAGATTAAGGATATTTATAAGAACTCAACAAGACTACAGGAAGCTAATGCTTTAATATCTTCCATTGCCAGTCAAACAAACCTACTCTCAATGAATGCAGCTATTGAAGCATCTCATGCCGGTGAGGCTGGAAAGGGGTTTGCAATTGTTGCAGAAGAGATTAAGGATCTTGCAGAACAGGTTACTTCACAGTCAGAATCCGTTGCAGCCTCAATAAATGAAATAATGGATTCTATCAACAAAACAGTAAAAACATCTGAGCTCACAAACAAAGCTTTCAACCAGATATTCGATTCAATAAATCTCGTGGTTCAGGTTATAGAAGAAATAAACCATACCATGCAAGAACAATCAATTGGTAGTCAAGAAATTTTGAAGGCTTTAAATACGATGAGAGAAATAACATACGAGGTGAAAATTGGTTCAAATGAAATGTTTAGGGGAAATAAAGAGATTATCAATACCGTTTCTGTTCTAGAAGGGATCAACATGACTGTCTCAAATTCAATGAAAAGCCTTAAAGAAGAAATCAAAAAACTAATAGGAGCGATTGAAAGCATTAAAACTTTTGGTACGGTAAACTCAAGCCATATTGTAGATATTAATACGGATACAAATCAGTTTAAAACAAAATAA
- a CDS encoding J domain-containing protein, with product MSNLLRIFFLLILFIFIFNPFVLSIFFMFIIFLIISSLLGGFRIYTTRDYSYSRAREFEFYKLSFLLMAKLISILGSISGEQLNYINFIINSLNLSERHKTELYNIFHFSITKNRNADKILYTLKLGYFQHRDLFVWLVSALKEINNLARYKNSEGDKFILYVISFLELDFESYNTYKNVNIEIINPYDVMGLKYNSSDDDIKRAYKKLVIQFHPDRFTNDPIRQKEASEKFIKIRDAYEKICKERKLK from the coding sequence ATATCTAATTTGCTTCGAATTTTCTTTTTGTTGATATTGTTTATTTTTATTTTCAATCCCTTTGTTTTGAGTATATTTTTTATGTTTATTATTTTTTTAATAATTTCCAGTCTTTTAGGCGGATTTAGGATATATACAACAAGGGATTATTCTTATTCCAGGGCGAGAGAGTTCGAATTTTACAAGCTATCTTTTTTGCTTATGGCCAAGTTGATTTCTATTTTAGGATCAATTTCTGGGGAGCAATTAAATTATATTAACTTTATTATTAATTCTTTAAATTTATCCGAAAGACATAAAACAGAGCTCTACAATATATTTCATTTTTCAATCACTAAGAACAGAAATGCAGACAAGATATTGTACACATTAAAGCTTGGATATTTTCAACACAGAGATCTTTTTGTTTGGCTTGTTTCAGCGCTTAAAGAGATTAATAATTTGGCCAGATATAAAAACTCAGAGGGGGATAAATTCATTCTTTATGTTATTTCTTTTCTTGAACTTGATTTTGAAAGTTATAATACTTATAAAAATGTTAACATAGAGATCATTAATCCCTACGATGTAATGGGGTTGAAATACAACTCTAGCGATGATGATATAAAGAGAGCATATAAAAAATTGGTCATTCAATTTCATCCGGATAGATTTACAAATGATCCCATTAGGCAAAAGGAGGCCAGTGAGAAATTCATTAAGATTCGAGATGCTTATGAAAAGATATGCAAAGAAAGAAAGTTAAAATAA
- the murB gene encoding UDP-N-acetylmuramate dehydrogenase codes for MRENINSFLSKIKSTPIAVNLANYTTYKIGGISRLFLIPKTSKEAEFIFKTALEERIKIFVLGGGSNLLINDEEDLNFPIIYTGYLNKITLQENKITAECGTNFEDLCNFALENELSGLEFIYGIPGTLGGALWMNARCFGSEISEILDLVVFVDENGQTICKKFERNDFSYKTSPFQKKNIFILEATLNLSKGNRMHILNIMKRNKQNRIDRGHYLFPSSGSTFKNNKKFLKPTGKIIEECNLKGLKIGDALVSPNHGNFIINKNNARSRDIKTLIERVKDEVKIKTGFSLEEEVLYIGFKDET; via the coding sequence ATGCGTGAGAACATCAATAGTTTTCTCAGTAAGATCAAATCTACTCCCATTGCGGTAAATCTTGCAAACTACACTACCTACAAGATAGGAGGCATTTCTAGGTTGTTTTTGATTCCCAAAACAAGCAAGGAAGCGGAGTTCATATTTAAAACAGCACTGGAAGAGAGAATTAAAATATTTGTTTTGGGAGGGGGTTCAAATTTATTAATAAACGACGAGGAAGATCTTAATTTTCCCATAATATACACCGGTTATCTGAATAAAATTACACTTCAGGAAAATAAGATCACTGCTGAATGCGGTACTAACTTTGAAGATTTATGCAATTTTGCCCTGGAAAACGAGTTAAGCGGCTTAGAGTTTATATACGGAATCCCCGGTACACTTGGAGGTGCCCTTTGGATGAACGCCAGGTGTTTTGGTAGTGAAATCTCTGAAATACTAGATTTGGTTGTTTTTGTAGACGAGAACGGACAGACTATCTGCAAAAAATTTGAAAGAAATGATTTTTCATACAAGACCTCGCCATTTCAAAAAAAAAATATTTTCATATTGGAAGCAACCCTGAACCTATCAAAGGGAAATAGGATGCACATTTTAAATATTATGAAACGAAATAAACAAAATAGGATAGATAGAGGACATTATCTATTCCCGAGTAGTGGAAGTACATTTAAAAACAATAAAAAATTCCTAAAACCTACTGGAAAAATAATCGAAGAATGCAATCTCAAAGGGCTCAAAATTGGAGATGCACTTGTATCCCCCAACCATGGAAACTTTATTATAAATAAAAACAACGCGCGTTCCAGAGACATCAAAACCCTGATTGAGAGAGTAAAAGATGAAGTAAAGATAAAAACAGGTTTTTCACTAGAAGAAGAAGTTCTCTACATTGGGTTTAAAGATGAAACTTAA